The following DNA comes from Anaerostipes rhamnosivorans.
CAGGCAAAGGCTCTGTACCCAGATGATGAGATCCGAACATATGAGGAGGCCATGCGCGCTGTTTTAATGAGGCATCCAGTTGACCGGACAGCGAGGAATGTGCTGGTTACCCACCAATTTGTCACGGGGACAGAGCCGGTGAGACAGTCCGATTCAGAGCTCTCACTGAGTGTGGGCGGAGCGGACCAGGTATCTTATTCCCTGTTCGAGGATTATGATTATGTGGCACTGGGGCATATCCACGGCCCCCAGAGAGCGGGGAGGGACTCGGTCCGCTACAGCGGTTCTATTCTAAAGTACTCATTTTCTGAAGAATCCCATAAAAAATCTGTGACACTCATCGAGCTAGAGCAAAAAGGAGAGGTCAATGTAACGACTTATCCGCTGACTCCTTTGCACGATATGCGCCGCATCAAAGGAAAGCTTGAGAATCTCTTGGATCCGGAAGTTACTGGGGCGGCTGACTGTGAGGATTATATCAGTGCAGTGCTCACTGATGAGGAAGAACTGGCGGATCCTATGGAAAAGCTCCGTGCATCTTATCCCAACATCATGGAGCTTAATTTAGAAAAGAGACAGAGATCCGGCGGGAACGGCATATCGGCTGACGTCCGGGAGAAAACTCCTTTGGAACTGGGGGAAGCCTTTCTTTTGCTGACCAGCGGGGAGGCAGAAGAAAAGAGGATGGATTTTCTGAAACAGCTTTTGGAGGAAGGAGGTTCAGACAGATGAGACCATTGTTCCTTGAAATATGCGGCTGGGGTCCGTATCCAGAGAAAAACAAGATAGACTTTTCAAGGCTTCATGGAGGCCTCTTTCTGGTCACAGGGCCTACCGGCTCCGGCAAAACTACCATTTTTGACGCATTGACCTATGCTCTCTACGGGGAGGTCAGTGGAAGTGTCCGGACGAAGGAAAGCCTGAGGAGCGACTTTGCCTCACAGAAGGAGGATACCTATGTGATCCTTGAGTTCTCCCACAGAAATAAAAAATACCGTGTGGAGAGGCATCCCAAATATATGAGGGCCAAAAAAAGAGGCTCCGGCATGACGGTCAAGAAGGAAGATGCAGTCCTGACACTGCCGGACGGAACGGTTAAGGCAGGTACAGCGAATGTCAATGAGGAATTATCCCGCCTTCTTTTGATCAACTATGATCAATTCCGCCAGATTTCCATGCTGGCTCAGGGAGAATTCCAAAAACTCCTGGTAGCCAGGTCCAGCGAACGGGTGGAGGTATTCCGCTCTATTTTTCATACTCAGATATACAAAAAGATTCAGGCACTGGCAGGAGAAAAGTCCAGGGTCCTGCTGGGTGAGATCCGTGAACTGACCAGCAAAATGGAAGAGGCGGCAGAACTTTCAGAGGAAGAAGAGGAATACCGGGAGGCAAGAGAAAAAAAGGACTTTAAAGCCGTGGCTGCATATCTGGAGGAAGAACTCAGAGAAAAGAAAAGGTTTGCAAAGAGGGCGGAGGAAAAGAGCAGACAGCAAAGAGATGAGTATGACTCAAAAAAACAGATTTTTGAACAGGCGGAGAAGATACAACAGGAGCTGGGGGAATTGACAGTCCAGATCAGCAGCCTGGAAAGGGAACTGTCGGAACTTACTGAAAAACAGCGAAAAATCAAACAGCAAAAAGAGGAGACGGAAAGTCTCAAAGCCTGTATGGATCAGAAAAAGGAACGGCTTGGTGTCTTAAAAGAGCTGCGGGGCCGTCTGGAACATTTTTGGCAGCTGAAAGCATCATATGAAGCACTGAGGGACCAGGAATCCGGGCAGATCAAAAGAGTGGAGGCGGCACGGCTGCAGAGATGGCTCCGTGCACAGGAAGAGACAAGACGTTTCGGGGAAGAATATGAAAATATTGCCAGACAGTTTGAACAGGCTGAGGACCAGTACCGGAAAGCAGAGGAACACCGAAGGAAGGAACAGGAGGCCTATATGGATGTGCAGTCTGCATTTTATGCGGGAAGCATCGGCATTTTGGCAAAAGAACTGAAAGAAGGGCATCCCTGTCCCGTGTGCGGTTCTGTCTCTCACCCAGATCCCGCTCAAATTCCTTTGGAAGTTCCTGACAGGCAGCAGGTGGAGGCCCAGAAGGAACTGGCGGAAAAAGCCGAAGAGAACCTTCACGGCTGGTATAAAAAGATGCTGGAGCTGAAGGAAAAGAAACACACGGCAAAAGCAGACTGGGAAAAAAGGCAGCAGGAACTGGGCAATGAGCCGGAATGCAGAGCGGTTACACAGACTGAGGTTATTTCTATGGAAAGGCTTTCTCTTGATGAGGAGGAAGAAAAGCTTGCCGAGATCAGGCAAAACACAGTGAAGACAGAAGGACAGCTGAAAGCTTTCCAGACAGAACTGCAAATGTCAGACAGTGCAGAAAATATTCAAGAAGAGTATGACCGCCTGGAGGAAGAACTCCAGGAGTATGAAAGCAGGAAGGAGCGGCAAGACGCCGAGAGTATCGCGCTTGAGACAGCTCTTTCCAAGGCATGCACGCTGCTCGGTGAGCGTAGGATGTCCTTTGAGCAGAAGAAGAGGCAGAAGTCTGGCCTGGATCTGCAAAAGATAGAGAAAGACGAACTGAGAGACATGGAGGAAAGGATAAAAAGGTCAGAGGATGAGAGGGAGAGGCTTGCCGTGATCCTTCACCAAAGACAGCAGGCGCTCAAGTCACTGAAAGAGAAACAGAAAAAGAAAGAAATGCTGGAGGAAAGATACGGCATTGTAGGTGACGTGGATCGGCTGCTAAAAGGGGATAACGGACTTCGCCTGACCTTTGAACAGTTTGTACTGATCACATACTTCCAAGATATTTTAAAGGCAGCAAACATAAGATTTTTAAAAATGACCGGGGGACGGTATGAGATGTTTCGCAGTGAGACCGTCACGGATGCTAGGAAAAAGGATAACTTAGAAATAGAGGTAATGGACTATTACACAGGAAGGCGAAGGTCTGTGAAGACACTTTCCGGCGGAGAATCCTTTAAGGCGGCCCTCTGCCTGGCTCTGGGGCTTTCGGATATTATAAAGAACAGTGCCGGCGGTATTGAGATCGAGGTGCTTTTTGTGGATGAGGGATTTGGTTCCCTGGACAGTGAATCCCTGGAACAGGCAGTGTCAGCGCTTCAGGAACTTTCCGGAGCCAGCCGGATGATCGGGATCATCTCCCATGTTCCTGAACTTTCTGAGAGGGTTGAACAAAAAATTGTTGTCCGGAGGAAAAATATAGGGAGTATCATTGAGAATTTGTGAGAAAAGGATTATAATGAACCTTGGGGGATGGAGAATAAATGAGTGAGCTAAGGAGTGAATACAGAATGAACAAGCACATGAAATCCATCTGCTCTGCTGTACTCTGCGGCTGCCTTGTAGTGGGCAGCAATTCTTTTGCATATGGTGCAGAAGCAACGACAGCAGCAAAGACAACAGAACAGAGCTCAGCAACAGAGCAGACAACGACCGCCGAGAGCACAACAACAGCTGCCGGGACAGAAGCCACAACTACGGCACAGCAACAGCAGGAGACTACGGCGCAGCAGCAGACGACTACCCATAAGGACAAGAAGACGGAGCAGAAGAAAAAAACGGCCAAGACTTCTAAGAAAAAAGCAAAAAAGATCAAACAGAAGAACAAGGTCAAAAAGCTCAAAAAGGACAAAAAGCTTAAGGAAGAAAAAGTTGTCTCTAATATTATCCCGAAGGTCTACAATGACACACGCCTCAGTATGAAGGATAAGAAGGAGACCATCGCAGGATTTATCTATTTTAACCAGGGAGATGCGGCATGGAACCAAAATGGCTACTGTATTAAAAGCAGCGGCTGCGGACCGACTGCTATGGCAGTCTGCATCAGTTCGCTGACGAAGAAATGGGTGACTCCGCTGGATACGACCATCTGGGCATA
Coding sequences within:
- a CDS encoding AAA family ATPase, which produces MRPLFLEICGWGPYPEKNKIDFSRLHGGLFLVTGPTGSGKTTIFDALTYALYGEVSGSVRTKESLRSDFASQKEDTYVILEFSHRNKKYRVERHPKYMRAKKRGSGMTVKKEDAVLTLPDGTVKAGTANVNEELSRLLLINYDQFRQISMLAQGEFQKLLVARSSERVEVFRSIFHTQIYKKIQALAGEKSRVLLGEIRELTSKMEEAAELSEEEEEYREAREKKDFKAVAAYLEEELREKKRFAKRAEEKSRQQRDEYDSKKQIFEQAEKIQQELGELTVQISSLERELSELTEKQRKIKQQKEETESLKACMDQKKERLGVLKELRGRLEHFWQLKASYEALRDQESGQIKRVEAARLQRWLRAQEETRRFGEEYENIARQFEQAEDQYRKAEEHRRKEQEAYMDVQSAFYAGSIGILAKELKEGHPCPVCGSVSHPDPAQIPLEVPDRQQVEAQKELAEKAEENLHGWYKKMLELKEKKHTAKADWEKRQQELGNEPECRAVTQTEVISMERLSLDEEEEKLAEIRQNTVKTEGQLKAFQTELQMSDSAENIQEEYDRLEEELQEYESRKERQDAESIALETALSKACTLLGERRMSFEQKKRQKSGLDLQKIEKDELRDMEERIKRSEDERERLAVILHQRQQALKSLKEKQKKKEMLEERYGIVGDVDRLLKGDNGLRLTFEQFVLITYFQDILKAANIRFLKMTGGRYEMFRSETVTDARKKDNLEIEVMDYYTGRRRSVKTLSGGESFKAALCLALGLSDIIKNSAGGIEIEVLFVDEGFGSLDSESLEQAVSALQELSGASRMIGIISHVPELSERVEQKIVVRRKNIGSIIENL
- a CDS encoding exonuclease SbcCD subunit D — translated: MRFLHMADLHIGKSVNGMNLIEDQRYVLTQVLDLLKKEPVNGLLLAGDIYDRSIPPAEAVTLFDWFLTEVSELLVPVFVVAGNHDSGERLEFGQKLFGRQKVYVEGILKEEFPAIEMEDEYGTLILHLLPYFKPAQAKALYPDDEIRTYEEAMRAVLMRHPVDRTARNVLVTHQFVTGTEPVRQSDSELSLSVGGADQVSYSLFEDYDYVALGHIHGPQRAGRDSVRYSGSILKYSFSEESHKKSVTLIELEQKGEVNVTTYPLTPLHDMRRIKGKLENLLDPEVTGAADCEDYISAVLTDEEELADPMEKLRASYPNIMELNLEKRQRSGGNGISADVREKTPLELGEAFLLLTSGEAEEKRMDFLKQLLEEGGSDR